Proteins encoded within one genomic window of Komagataella phaffii GS115 chromosome 3, complete sequence:
- a CDS encoding Serine/threonine MAP kinase: MSGDHKSFTVFNQEFIIDRDFELIKALGQGAYGVVCSAQYKGNEDGGKVAIKKVTNIFSKKILAKRALREIKLLRHFRGHKYITCLYDLDVIPDQNNNFNEIYLYEELMECDLHHIIKSKQPLTDSHYQSFIYQILGGLKYIHSADVLHRDLKPVNLLVNSDCELKICDFGLARGYSSDAEKNAGFLTEYVATRWYRAPEIILSFQTYTKAIDIWSVGCILAELLGGRPIFRGRDYVDQLNLILSTLGTVSEETLQSIRSERAQDYVRSLPFMPKIPFSQLFPGANPEAIDLLDRMLTVDPTHRITVTEALEHPYLKVWHDPNDEPVCSSKFDFSFEVVDDIETMKQMIVDEVLSLREFVRRPIQEQQLPFTEPDKHFDVSFDQPQIEPPAENYRDDHLPRPHELESQILDLEHELQYGLDRYGTQ, from the coding sequence ATGAGTGGTGACCATAAGAGCTTTACGGTTTTTAACCAGGAGTTTATCATTGACCGAGACTTTGAATTGATCAAGGCCTTGGGGCAAGGTGCATATGGAGTGGTGTGCAGTGCACAGTATAAGGGTAACGAAGATGGAGGAAAAGTGGCCATCAAAAAGGTGACCAACATTTTCAGCAAAAAGATCCTAGCCAAGAGGGCTTTAAGAGAGATCAAACTGCTGCGCCATTTCCGAGGCCACAAGTATATCACTTGCCTGTATGACTTGGATGTCATTCCGGACCAAAATAATAATTTCAACGAGATCTACCTTTACGAAGAATTGATGGAATGTGACTTGCATCATATAATCAAATCAAAACAACCTTTGACTGACAGCCACTATCAGAGCTTTATCTACCAAATTCTCGGGGGCTTAAAGTATATCCATTCAGCAGATGTGCTGCATAGAGATCTTAAACCCGTCAATCTATTGGTGAACTCAGATTGCGAACTTAAGATTTGTGACTTTGGACTTGCAAGAGGTTATAGTAGTGATGCAGAGAAGAATGCTGGCTTTCTTACGGAATATGTTGCTACCAGGTGGTATCGGGCACCGGAGATAATTCTTAGTTTTCAGACATATACCAAAGCAATTGATATCTGGTCAGTTGGATGTATATTGGCCGAACTCTTAGGTGGCCGACCCATTTTTAGAGGAAGAGACTATGTGGATcaattgaacttgattttgAGTACGCTGGGTACTGTTTCGGAAGAGACACTTCAGTCTATCAGATCAGAGCGTGCCCAGGATTATGTTCGCTCCCTGCCATTCATGCCCAAGATCCCATTCAGCCAGTTATTTCCCGGTGCCAACCCTGAAGCGATAGACTTACTGGATCGAATGCTCACGGTAGATCCCACTCACAGAATTACAGTTACTGAGGCTTTAGAGCATCCATATCTCAAGGTTTGGCATGATCCTAACGATGAGCCCGTCTGTTCTTCCAAATTCGATTTCTCGTTTGAGGTCGTGGACGATATAGAAACGATGAAGCAAATGATTGTAGATGAAGTGCTATCACTTAGAGAATTTGTCAGACGACCAATTCAAGAGCAGCAGTTACCATTCACTGAACCTGACAAACATTTTGATGTTAGCTTTGACCAACCGCAAATCGAGCCCCCCGCTGAAAACTATAGAGATGATCATCTTCCTAGACCTCATGAATTAGAGTCCCAAATTTTGGATCTAGAACATGAATTACAATACGGATTGGATCGGTATGGTACACAGTAA
- a CDS encoding Non-ATPase base subunit of the 19S regulatory particle of the 26S proteasome, translating into MSPKEKETLKLPKEKDVEQKESNSKKNIELPEDELSEEDAALKGELEMLVERLQEDKIELYQPSIDSLKKFIKESTSSMTAVPKPLKFLRSHYDALISVYDKWEDKTLKAELADVLSMIGMTYNESDNKDGVETYKRESLKWRLLGNLKSLNEWGHEYLRHLSLEIGEQYQEDLEFSKEKDEKLFSLALEIVPEFLKHNAETEAVDLLLELESIDKLPQFVDKDTFERVCLYLVSCVPLLAPPDDLSFLNTAFSIYLLQNQLTNALSLAIRLDDEELIRNVFEATDDEIVQQQLGFILGRQNSCFKIDNEKVQQCISNVKISEYFKYLTKELNLLTPKVPEDIYRSHLESSPTSIMNSSMESAHQNLASAFVNSFVNAGYGSEKVVQEDQWIYKTKGTGMLSTTASLGLINLWDNTEGLQKLDEYLYNEQSEIKAGALLGMALSSTSVHDEVESALLILQDYLSGTEKNVSIITSVITGLGISFAGSEDETVLNLLLPLISDTDISLEVSSLAALALGHVFVGTCNGDISSTILQTLLERESSELTSKWIRFMSLGLGLLYMSKYDQADDVLETIEAIEHPIVKTLKVIVTVCSYAGTGNVLQIQALLQMCTVKPHQDEAEEDEEKDGEKGKESENDKDKEDIDNTTTPENESYQAYAVLGLALIAMGEEIGQEMSLRHFGHLMHYGNSMIRRAVPLAMGLVSSSNPQMKVFDTLSRYSHDQDLDVAINSIFSMGLVGAGTNNARLAQLLRQLASYYSKDRDSLFIVRIAQGLVSLGKGTMTISPFNTDRAILSKVSLASILTVAVTLLDPKSFILDNNSALLYYLAPSIKPRMLVTVDEELNPIKVNVRVGQAVDVVGQAGRPKTITGWVTHSTPVLLGHGERAELETDEYLSLATALEGIVILRKNPDFVEED; encoded by the coding sequence ATGTCACctaaagaaaaagaaacactTAAGCTTCCGAAGGAGAAAGATGTGGAGCAGAAGGAAAGTAACAGTAAAAAGAATATAGAGCTTCCTGAGGACGAATTGAGTGAAGAGGATGCCGCTTTGAAGGGTGAACTGGAAATGCTGGTAGAACGTCTTCAAGAAGACAAGATAGAGCTATATCAACCCAGTAtagattctttgaagaagttcatcaaagaaagtACTTCCTCAATGACTGCTGTTCCAAAACCTCTGAAGTTTTTGCGATCACACTACGACGCTCTGATATCAGTTTATGACAAGTGGGAGGATAAGACGTTGAAGGCTGAACTTGCTGACGTTCTCTCCATGATTGGTATGACCTACAATGAAAGTGACAATAAGGATGGCGTTGAAACATATAAAAgggaatctttgaaatggagATTATTAGGAAATCTCAAGAGCCTCAATGAATGGGGTCATGAGTACCTGCGTCATTTGTCGCTGGAGATTGGTGAGCAATACCAAGAGGACTTAGAATTCAGTaaggaaaaagatgaaaaactgtTTAGTTTGGCTTTGGAGATTGTGCCAGAGTTCCTCAAGCACAATGCCGAGACAGAGGCTGTTGATCTCTTGTTAGAGTTGGAATCAATAGATAAATTGCCACAGTTCGTTGACAAGGATACTTTCGAACGTGTTTGTTTATATCTCGTCAGCTGTGTTCCTTTGTTGGCACCTCCAGACGAtttgagtttcttgaaTACTGCTTTTTCCATCTACCTCTTACAAAACCAATTAACCAACGCATTGTCTTTAGCCATTAGATTAGATGACGAGGAATTGATTAGGAATGTTTTTGAGGCAACCGACGATGAAATTGTTCAGCAGCAGTTAGGATTTATCCTTGGACGTCAAAATTCatgcttcaaaattgaTAATGAGAAGGTACAGCAATGTATATCCAACGTCAAAATAAgtgaatatttcaaatatttgactAAGGAGCTGAACTTGTTGACTCCCAAAGTTCCAGAAGACATCTACAGAAGTCACTTAGAGTCTTCGCCAACATCTATAATGAACTCTTCAATGGAAAGCGCTCATCAGAATTTGGCATCTGCATTCGTTAACTCATTTGTCAATGCCGGTTACGGTTCTGAAAAAGTGGTACAAGAAGATCAATGGATCTACAAGACTAAAGGTACAGGCATGCTTTCTACTACCGCATCTCTTGGTCTGATCAACCTTTGGGACAATACCGAAGGACTTCAGAAATTGGATGAGTATCTTTACAATGAACAGTCTGAAATAAAAGCTGGAGCACTGTTAGGTATGGCTCTTTCTTCGACAAGTGTGCACGATGAGGTTGAAAGTGCTTTgctgattcttcaagattatCTAAGTGGAACCGAAAAGAACGTCTCCATTATCACCAGTGTTATCACCGGGTTGGGAATCAGTTTTGCTGGCAGTGAGGATGAAACTGTGCTTAATCTACTCTTGCCATTAATCAGTGACACTGACATTTCGTTAGAGGTCAGTTCTCTTGCTGCTTTAGCTCTTGGACACGTATTTGTGGGAACTTGTAATGGCGATATCTCTTCAACCATATTGCAGACTCTTTTAGAACGTGAATCTAGTGAATTGACTTCAAAATGGATTCGATTCATGTCACTGGGTCTAGGTTTACTATACATGAGTAAATATGACCAAGCGGACGATGTTTTGGAGACCATTGAAGCTATCGAGCATCCAATTGTAAAAACCTTGAAAGTGATTGTGACGGTTTGTTCGTATGCTGGAACTGGTAATGTTTTACAAATTCAAGCACTTTTACAAATGTGCACTGTTAAGCCACACCAAGATgaagcagaagaagatgaggagaAAGATGGCgagaaaggaaaagaatcGGAAAACGATAAAGATAAGGAAGACATAGATAATACCACCACACCGGAAAACGAATCCTATCAAGCATACGCTGTTCTAGGTTTGGCTTTAATTGCAATGGGTGAAGAAATCGGACAAGAAATGTCTCTTCGCCACTTCGGCCATTTAATGCATTATGGTAACTCTATGATCCGCAGAGCAGTTCCTTTGGCTATGGGTTTGGTCAGCTCGTCTAACCCTCAAATGAAGGTGTTTGATACTTTATCAAGATACTCACATGACCAGGATCTGGATGTTGCTATTAACTCCATTTTCAGCATGGGATTGGTTGGTGCTGGTACCAACAATGCAAGATTGGCTCAACTTTTAAGACAGCTTGCTTCCTACTACTCTAAGGACAGAGACTCTTTGTTTATTGTGAGAATAGCCCAAGGTTTGGTAAGTTTGGGTAAAGGTACTATGACCATCAGTCCATTCAATACTGATAGAGCCATTTTGTCCAAGGTTTCTTTGGCAAGCATCTTAACGGTTGCAGTGACTTTGTTGGATCCCAAATCGTTTATTCTCGACAACAATTCCGCGCTATTGTACTACTTGGCTCCGTCGATCAAACCAAGAATGTTAGTCACTGTTGACGAAGAGTTGAACCCTATAAAGGTCAACGTAAGGGTTGGACAAGCTGTTGATGTTGTGGGACAAGCCGGTAGACCCAAGACAATTACTGGTTGGGTGACACATTCGACTCCGGTCTTGTTGGGACACGGAGAGAGAGCTGAGTTGGAAACTGATGAATATCTCAGTTTGGCCACTGCTCTAGAAGGTATCGTGATACTGCGTAAGAATCCTGACTTTGTAGAAGAAGATTAG
- a CDS encoding Dipeptidyl aminopeptidase, synthesized as a glycosylated precursor has translation MYPEHKYREYQRRVPLWQYSLLVIVLLYGSHLLISTINLIHYNHKNYHAHPVNSGIVLNEFADDDSFSLNGTLNLENWRNGTFSPKFHSIQWTEIGQEDDQGYYILSSNSSYIVKSLSDPDFESVLFNESTITYNGEEHHVEDVIVSNNLQYALVVTDKRHNWRHSFFANYWLYKVNNPEQVQPLFDTDLSLNGLISLVHWSPDSSQVAFVLENNIYLKHLNNFSDSRIDQLTYDGGENIFYGKPDWVYEEEVFESNSAMWWSPNGKFLSILRTNDTQVPVYPIPYFVQSDAETAIDEYPLLKHIKYPKAGFPNPVVDVIVYDVQRQHISRLPAGDPFYNDENITNEDRLITEIIWVGDSRFLTKITNRESDLLAFYLVDAEANNSKLVRFQDAKSTKSWFEIEHNTLYIPKDTSVGRAQDGYIDTIDVNGYNHLAYFSPPDNPDPKVILTRGDWEVVDSPSAFDFKRNLVYFTATKKSSIERHVYCVGIDGKQFNNVTDVSSDGYYSTSFSPGARYVLLSHQGPRVPYQKMIDLVKGTEEIIESNEDLKDSVALFDLPDVKYGEIELEKGVKSNYVEIRPKNFDESKKYPVLFFVYGGPGSQLVTKTFSKSFQHVVSSELDVIVVTVDGRGTGFKGRKYRSIVRDNLGHYESLDQITAGKIWAAKPYVDENRLAIWGWSYGGYMTLKVLEQDKGETFKYGMSVAPVTNWKFYDSIYTERYMHTPQDNPNYYNSSIHEIDNLKGVKRFLLMHGTGDDNVHFQNTLKVLDLFDLHGLENYDIHVFPDSDHSIRYHNGNVIVYDKLFHWIRRAFKAGK, from the coding sequence ATGTATCCCGAACACAAGTATCGGGAGTATCAACGGAGGGTGCCCTTATGGCAGTACTCCCTGTTGGTGATTGTACTGCTATACGGGTCTCATTTGCTTATCAGCACCATCAACTTGATACACTATAACCACAAAAATTATCATGCACACCCAGTCAATAGTGGTATCGTTCTTAATGAGTTTGCTGATGACGAttcattctctttgaatggCACtctgaacttggagaacTGGAGAAATGGTACCTTTTCCCCTAAATTTCATTCCATTCAGTGGACCGAAATAGGTCAGGAAGATGACCAGGGATATTACATTCtctcttccaattcctcTTACATAGTAAAGTCTTTATCCGACCCAGACTTTGAATCTGTTCTATTCAACGAGTCTACAATCACTTACAACGGTGAAGAACATCATGTGGAAGACGTCATAGTGTCCAATAATCTTCAATATGCATTGGTAGTTACGGATAAGAGACATAATTGGCGccattctttttttgcGAATTACTGGCTGTATAAAGTCAACAATCCTGAACAGGTTCAGCCTTTGTTTGATACAGATCTATCGTTGAATGGTCTTATTAGCCTTGTCCATTGGTCTCCGGATTCTTCCCAAGTTGCATTTGTGTTGGAAAATAACATATATTTGAAGCATCTTAACAACTTTTCTGATTCAAGGATTGATCAACTAACTTATGATGGAGGCGAAAACATATTTTATGGCAAACCAGATTGGGTttatgaagaagaagtgtTTGAAAGCAACTCTGCTATGTGGTGGTCTCCAAATGGAAAGTTTTTATCAATATTGCGAACTAATGACACCCAAGTGCCTGTCTATCCTATTCCATATTTTGTTCAGTCTGATGCTGAAACAGCTATCGATGAATACCCTCTTCTGAAACACATAAAATACCCAAAGGCAGGATTTCCCAATCCAGTTGTTGATGTGATTGTATACGATGTTCAACGCCAGCACATATCTAGGTTACCTGCTGGTGATCCTTTCTACAACGATGAGAACATTACCAATGAGGACAGACTTATCACTGAGATCATCTGGGTTGGTGATTCACGGTTCCTGACCAAGATTACGAACAGGGAAAGTGACTTGTTAGCATTTTATCTGGTAGACGCTGAGGCTAACAATAGTAAGCTGGTAAGATTCCAAGATGCTAAGAGCACCAAGTCTtggtttgaaattgaacacAACACATTGTATATTCCTAAGGATACTTCAGTGGGAAGGGCACAAGATGGCTACATCGACACCATAGATGTTAACGGCTACAACCATTTAGCCTATTTCTCACCACCAGACAACCCAGACCCCAAGGTCATTCTTACGCGTGGTGATTGGGAAGTCGTTGACAGTCCATCTGCATTTGACTTCAAAAGAAATTTGGTTTACTTTACAGCAACCAAGAAATCCTCAATAGAAAGACATGTTTATTGTGTTGGGATAGACGGGAAACAATTCAACAATGTAACTGATGTTTCATCAGATGGATACTACAGTACAAGCTTTTCCCCTGGAGCAAGATATGTATTGCTATCACACCAAGGTCCCCGTGTACCTTATCAAAAGATGATAGATCTTGTCAAAGGCACCGAAGAAATAATCGAATCTAACgaagatttgaaagactcCGTTGCTTTATTTGATTTACCTGATGTCAAGTACGGCGAAATCGAGCTTGAAAAAGGTGTCAAGTCAAACTACGTTGAGATCAGGCCTAAGAACTTCGATGAAAGCAAAAAGTATCCGGTTTTATTTTTTGTGTATGGGGGGCCAGGTTCCCAATTGGTAACAAAGACATTTTCTAAGAGTTTCCAGCATGTTGTATCCTCTGAGCTTGACGTCATTGTTGTCACGGTGGATGGAAGAGGGACTGGATTTAAAGGTAGAAAATATAGATCCATAGTGCGGGACAACTTGGGTCATTATGAATCCCTGGACCAAATCACGGCAGGAAAAATTTGGGCAGCAAAGCCTTACGTTGATGAGAATAGACTGGCCATTTGGGGTTGGTCTTATGGAGGTTACATGACGCTAAAGGTTTTAGAACAGGATAAAGGTGAAACATTCAAATATGGAATGTCTGTTGCCCCTGTGACGAATTGGAAATTCTATGATTCTATCTACACAGAAAGATACATGCACACTCCTCAGGACAATCCAAACTATTATAATTCGTCAATCCATGAGATTGATAATTTGAAGGGAGTGAAGAGGTTCTTGCTAATGCACGGAACTGGTGACGACAATGTTCACTTCCAAAATACACTCAAAGTTCTAGATTTATTTGATTTACATGGTCTTGAAAACTATGATATCCACGTGTTCCCTGATAGTGATCACAGTATTAGATATCACAACGGTAATGTTATAGTGTATGATAAGCTATTCCATTGGATTAGGCGTGCATTCAAGGCTGGCAAATAA
- a CDS encoding Homoserine kinase, conserved protein required for threonine biosynthesis: MVRSFTIKVPASSANIGPGFDVLGIGLNLYLELQVTIDPKIDTSSDPENVLLSYEGEGADEVSLKSDENLITRTALYVLRCDDVRTFPKGTKIHVINPIPLGRGLGSSGAAVVAGALLGNSIGQLGYSKQRLLDYCLMIERHPDNITAAMVGGFVGSYLRDLSPEDTQRKEIPLAEVLPEPQGGINTGLNPPVPPKNIGHHIKYGWAKEIKCIAIIPDFEVSTASSRGVLPTTYERHDIIFNLQRIAVLTTALTQSPPDPSLIYPAMQDRIHQPYRKTLIHGLTEILSSFTPELHKGLLGICLSGAGPTILALATENFDQIAKDIIARFAVEDITCSWKLLTPALEGSVVEELA; the protein is encoded by the coding sequence ATGGTTAGATCTTTCACCATCAAAGTGCCTGCTTCCTCAGCAAATATAGGACCGGGGTTTGACGTTCTGGGAATTGGTCTCAACCTTTACTTGGAACTACAAGTCACCATTGATCCCAAAATTGATACCTCAAGCGATCCAGAAAATGTGTTATTGTCGTATGAAGGTGAGGGGGCTGATGAGGTGTCATTGAAAAGTGACGAAAACTTGATTACGCGCACAGCTCTCTATGTTCTACGTTGTGACGACGTCAGGACTTTCCCTAAGGGAACCAAGATTCACGTCATTAACCCTATTCCTCTAGGAAGAGGCTTGGGATCTTCGGGTGCTGCAGTTGTCGCCGGTGCATTGCTCGGAAATTCCATCGGACAGCTTGGATACTCCAAACAACGTTTACTGGATTACTGTTTGATGATAGAACGTCATCCAGATAACATCACCGCAGCTATGGTGGGTGGTTTCGTTGGATCTTATCTTAGAGATCTTTCACCAGAAGACACCCAGAGAAAAGAGATTCCATTAGCAGAAGTCCTGCCAGAACCTCAAGGTGGTATTAACACCGGTCTCAACCCACCAGTGCCTCCAAAAAACATTGGGCACCACATCAAATACGGCTGGGCAAAAGAGATCAAATGTATTGCCATTATTCCAGACTTTGAAGTATCAACCGCTTCATCTAGAGGCGTTCTTCCAACCACTTACGAGAGACATGacattattttcaacctgCAAAGGATAGCCGTTCTTACCACTGCCCTGACACAATCTCCACCAGATCCAAGCTTGATATACCCAGCTATGCAGGACAGGATTCACCAACCTTACAGGAAAACTTTGATCCACGGACTGACTGAAATACTGTCTTCATTCACCCCAGAATTACACAAAGGTTTGTTGGGAATCTGTCTTTCCGGTGCTGGGCCCACAATATTAGCCCTCGCAACTGAAAACTTCGATCAGATTGCTAAGGACATCATTGCCAGATTTGCTGTCGAAGACATCACCTGTAGTTGGAAACTCTTGACCCCAGCTCTTGAAGGTTCTGTTGTTGAGGAGCTTGCTTAA